Proteins found in one Penaeus vannamei isolate JL-2024 chromosome 29, ASM4276789v1, whole genome shotgun sequence genomic segment:
- the LOC113799957 gene encoding mucin-6 → MWTLDQAVSFALLVGVAMTSSALAHDASETKHHSWGFFNHFWGQLGGPRPGMSIGYSISGRCQSALQCCQYEVGSPEFNCCCKRYGCCPSCETTEPGCSCGYFCKMRGGLCRKYRCEEGETMSWWGCRGYRCRCCIRNEIPVTEDCEGAGECCQEEAGSGAFFKCCQKYNCCPVCSKPKCTFGNETFDDGEIMRSYPERCLQLRCDVQTLDEQPFYQQQITEISPNSSCGCCELGGKMYADGYLLTQDDYCLAIQCVEGEWVNQGYINSDCRVCTIQDPLAAAVTFDGSVNSVSDTSCSYSAVQEGTGYNPDSFVSVEFDPHATVAGFVDRTDLVFKDTGADPVTCPASDIQGCSFGPVTETPKEINDVGTLALTTQLGSLTFNAIVGVNKITTLYTDNSLLILAPTSKYEELGGLCGEYNGDPSDDLTIRDGTVTTDSAAFVTDWKMDPTCVSTPAARELKSMTDSCASLTPQTLSELTLECENIISTYMNVTEPMMNNCKQILCQCELIDVESCLPSLQELSATIAQVHKKEKSPSDLEELLQGSLV, encoded by the exons ATGTGGACTCTCGACCAAGCGGTTTCCTTCGCTCTCCTGGTGGGGGTGGCTATGACGTCATCGGCGTTGGCCCACG ACGCCAGCGAAACGAAGCATCACAGCTGGGGCTTCTTCAACCACTTCTGGGGCCAACTGGGGGGGCCGAGGCCTGGGATGTCCATCGGATACAGTATCTCCGGAAGAT GCCAGAGTGCCCTGCAGTGTTGCCAGTATGAGGTGGGTTCTCCCGAGTTCAACTGCTGCTGCAAGAGATACGGCTGCTGCCCCTCCTGCGAGACCACTGAACCCG GCTGCTCCTGTGGATATTTCTGCAAGATGAGGGGCGGCCTCTGCAGGAAGTACCGATGCGAGGAGGGAGAGACCATGTCCTGGTGGGGATGCAGAGGATACAGGTGCAGGTGCTGCATCAGGA ACGAGATCCCGGTCACCGAGGACTGCGAGGGGGCGGGCGAGTGCTGCCAGGAGGAGGCAGGCTCAGGAGCCTTCTTCAAGTGCTGCCAGAAGTACAACTGCTGCCCCGTGTGCTCAAAGCCCA AGTGCACCTTCGGCAACGAGACCTTCGATGACGGGGAGATCATGAGGTCGTACCCCGAGCGGTGCCTCCAGCTGCGGTGTGACGTCCAGACCCTGGACGAGCAGCCGTTCTACCAGCAGCAGATCACCGAGATATCGCCCAACTCCTCGTGCGGTT gCTGTGAACTGGGAGGGAAGATGTACGCCGACGGCTACCTGCTGACCCAAGACGACTACTGTTTGGCCATCCAGTGCGTGGAGGGAGAATGGGTCAACCAGGGCTATATCAACAGTGATT GCAGAGTTTGCACAATCCAAGACCCTCTGGCTGCTGCAGTGACCTTCGATGGCAGTGTCAACAGTGTCTCCGATACCAGCTGCAG ctACTCTGCGGTCCAAGAAGGTACAGGTTACAATCCGGATTCGTTTGTGTCCGTTGAATTCGACCCCCATGCAACTGTGGCC GGTTTTGTGGACAGAACGGACCTTGTATTCAAGGACACGGGCGCGGATCCTGTTACCTGTCCAGCGAGCGACATACAG GGTTGCTCCTTCGGTCCCGTCACGGAGACGCCCAAGGAAATCAATGATGTCGGCACCCTCGCCCTCACCACGCAGCTGGGCTCCCTCACCTTCAACGCCATCGTGGGCGTTAATAAGATCACG ACCCTGTACACCGACAACTCGCTCCTGATCCTCGCCCCGACCTCGAAGTACGAAGAACTAGGGGGGCTTTGCGGCGAATACAACGGCGACCCCTCCGACGACCTGACCATACGCGACGGGACGGTCACCACGGATTCGGCGGCGTTCGTTACGGATTggaag ATGGATCCTACGTGTGTTAGCACTCCAGCGGCAAGAGAGCTGAAGAGCATG aCGGACTCCTGTGCCTCCCTTACGCCGCAGACTCTTTCCGAGCTAACTCTGGAATGCGAGAACATCATCTCGACCTACATGAACGTCACTGAACCGATGATGA ATAACTGCAAGCAAATTCTGTGTCAGTGCGAACTAATCGATGTGGAATCGTGCCTACCGTCCCTACAGGAGCTCTCGGCCACCATAGCCCAAGTGcacaagaaggagaaga GTCCCTCCGACCTGGAGGAGCTGCTGCAAGGGTCCCTGGTCTAG